AGAATATCGGACTCAGGATACCATCAACGTAATTCTCTGATACGGATTCGATGACTGCCGACGACATCTGGGTTCTGGTCAGTTTGGAAGTGTTACGGCTCACGTATATCGGGAGCATCTCTCGGACTTTCTCAAGCCTGTTTGCTTCAAGATGCCCGTAAATCTCCCTTGCAGGGCTGAGCAGACAGTTAATGGCAAAGGTAGCTTTCAGGAAATAGGCTTCGAGAAGGAGCCCAAGTACGCCTGGCATTCCCGGAAGGGCTGCAATGTAAAGCACTGAGTATCCAAGCAAAGCTGCGAAAAAAACGCAGCATAGAGCCATTGCAACTCCGTAAATCTTTCTGTGAGTGCGAGGAGCCGCATTTTTCAAAAAGTTGATTAATTTTCCTATCCACACAACAGGGTGTACGGCAGCAGGCGGTTCCCCGAAAACTATGTCTATTGCTGCTGCAAGCAGAAGCACGAGAGCAAGATGCCCGCTGTCTGGCAAAATCATAGGATAGGCTCCATAACTTTCTTCCATGCCACTTTCACAAGTTCGTCTGTGTCTCCTTCCTGCATAAGACAGTCAAGGATTTTCTGGGCGGTCTCTTTCTTGTGAACTAGATGACAGTCAACGCAGCTCCATACCTTGCCGCCTCTTGAGCTCTCAATCCATTTTCCTCCTGTGCGCTCGTTTTCACAGGGATAGAACGGACAGAAGCAGAAGGTGCAGTTCTGGCCTTCAAAGTGGCAGGGATAATACTCGCAGGTTTTCCTGCCTCCGATGCCTTCTTCAGAAGCCTTTTCTATTACATGCTGAAGTTCGCTTTTCGCCTGTTCTTTGCCCCACTGGGTAATTACGTCCCCTATTGCGGCAATCAGCTTGTCATTTTCTTCTGCAGTCCGAACTGCAACCCTTATGTAGTCCTTTCCGAGGCCATGGAAGGAAGAACAATCCCTTACAAGGACTCCGTGAGCTGCCAGGCGCGCACTTAACTCAGTCGAGTCAAGCATGAATTTGCTGATATTGACAAAAATAAAATTTACATTTACTTCTCCGGCTTTAAAACCCCTTATCCTGTCGAGTTTCGCTTTGAGCTTCTCGCCTTCTTCCCTGATCATAAGCCTGGCTTTTTTCAGGTACGGATTTTCTACCCCGCCTTCAATATTAAGAAGCGCAGTTCCCATGGCATTTGCCAGGGTTCCAAGGTTCCACGACAGCCTTGCAGTATCTAGAATCTCAGCCACCTCAGGAGAAGCTATTCCGAAACCTATCCTGATTCCAGGGATTGCGAAATCTTTTGTAAGGGAGCGCATGACAAAAACATAATTACTGCTTATTGGAAGGTCTGCAATGCTCTGTGAAGGATCCGATAGCTCGATAAAAGCCTCG
This region of Methanosarcina flavescens genomic DNA includes:
- a CDS encoding cobalamin biosynthesis protein, whose protein sequence is MILPDSGHLALVLLLAAAIDIVFGEPPAAVHPVVWIGKLINFLKNAAPRTHRKIYGVAMALCCVFFAALLGYSVLYIAALPGMPGVLGLLLEAYFLKATFAINCLLSPAREIYGHLEANRLEKVREMLPIYVSRNTSKLTRTQMSSAVIESVSENYVDGILSPIFYYALFGGYGLIAAYAFKAISTLDSMVGYKTEPYRELGYFSAKSDDVLNWIPARISVIFILAAALTMALLPKKPGQIFPLNSIKSALEDGMKTPSPNSGYPMAATAGALGIKLEKPDNYILGALYPPTEVKDIKRVSQLIAVASGFSLAAFAAVIQIAGIHLHP
- the cobD gene encoding threonine-phosphate decarboxylase CobD, which translates into the protein MSEQRSVPLRKHLMNLKPCRHGGLIQETSETYRIPESEILDFSANFNPLGNPFEHPESGLNFDEVLKNGFKKLTEYPDNRYLEFREAAARFVGLGVAPQNIIPGNGSTEIIRLVVECVVEKGDLVLLPQPTFGEYEMQCRIMGAELQYPNQDEVETLPDELLEKAKILFICNPNNPTGKLRTRNEIKALAERCAKHKTLLFVDEAFIELSDPSQSIADLPISSNYVFVMRSLTKDFAIPGIRIGFGIASPEVAEILDTARLSWNLGTLANAMGTALLNIEGGVENPYLKKARLMIREEGEKLKAKLDRIRGFKAGEVNVNFIFVNISKFMLDSTELSARLAAHGVLVRDCSSFHGLGKDYIRVAVRTAEENDKLIAAIGDVITQWGKEQAKSELQHVIEKASEEGIGGRKTCEYYPCHFEGQNCTFCFCPFYPCENERTGGKWIESSRGGKVWSCVDCHLVHKKETAQKILDCLMQEGDTDELVKVAWKKVMEPIL